The Microcystis aeruginosa NIES-843 sequence ACAAGATTTCCTTTGACTGGTCGCTATTCTGGTTTATGCGTCTTACTCACTTTATTCTGGTTAAGCGGTCAATCTTTACCCGTGCGAGCGGAAAAAATCTATAATCCCCTCCCCCTCATCCTCAATAAAGAAATTAACGATACTCTCACCGACAAAGATATTCCCACGGGTGAGGGGGGGTTTGCTAGAGATTATACCGTAGATTTGGACAAGGACGATCAGGTGGCCATCGATCTCAAATCGGAAAATTTTGATGGAGTTTTAATTCTCCTGGCCGACGATGGTTCCACTGTAGCGGAAAATGATGATGGTCCCGATGGTGGCACTAATGCCCTCCTCTTTGCGCGCATTACCGAGTCGGGTAAGTATGTTATTCGGGTGAGAGCTTTCGGAGAAACCGGTGGGGGAAAATTTACCCTGAAATTAACCCGTTTACGGGCTGTGGATGGCAAAAATTAGCTAATTATTGTCAAAAAAACCAAGAATAGAGCCTCTGTCCACTCCACTACTGCACCGTAGGTATCGCCGGTGTGACCCCGAAGACGACGATATAACCAGTAACCAGTAAGCAGAGCGAGGGCGATTCCGGCACTAATGGCGATTATTCCCCACCTTAGACCGCCAAATAGGGCGATTAACCCCCAAATTATTCCCCCACAGTCCCAGGGCAGACAAAAAGCCACTTTATGAAAGGCTCCCTTGCCGGTGGGTTTGAGGTAGGGATAAAGAGCGATCGCCATTACTTGCCCCCAACGTCCCCAAATTGGTGCTAAAATTAGAGCTAAGGCTCGATTATCGCTTAAATCAGTCAAAGCGGCGATTTTTAGCAGCAAAACCATAGTCACGGCCATGACTCCAAAGGCCCCGGTAACACTATCGGCCATGACCGCTAAACGACGCGGGGGGTCGGTGACAGCTAAACCATCGGCCGTGTCACTAACTCCATCAAGGTGTAGTCCTCCCGTTAGATAAACCCAAACCCCCACAAGGACAACTGCACGAGTTAGAGGTGGCATTCCCAGACCAGCTAGAGTTATATCGAGCAAAACTAGAATTAAACCCAAAAATAAGCCCACTAAGGGAATCCATCGGGCAATTCTGCCAAAATCCCGCCAGGCAATCGGAACGGGAATAATCGTGTAAAAAGCGATCGCACCTAAAAATGAGCGAATTTCTTGACAAATGAAGTTAAATATGGTAGTCAATCCCCCCAAAATTAGATTCCGGTATGGCAGCGTTTCTCATAAAGATGAAGTATAACTTAATTTTGTATCGGCCACCCTGTGGGATTTTCAAAACATCTGAGAACGCCTATAATAATTCGGCATAACACGCTTATTGTAATGTTAAGTACCTAAGCAAAATTAATTACACATCTAAGCCACTACTCCGTCAGACTTCTGGTGTGAGGAAACAGTGAACTGAAAACTCAAATCCGATCCCTAATAGCTGTCTCCCGTCTCCCGTCTCGGAGTCTCCCGTCTCGGAGTCTCCTGTCTCGGAGTCTCCTGTCTCGACTAGGAAATTAATTTTGCACGACTACTTATAGGAAG is a genomic window containing:
- a CDS encoding PPC domain-containing protein, with product MTRFPLTGRYSGLCVLLTLFWLSGQSLPVRAEKIYNPLPLILNKEINDTLTDKDIPTGEGGFARDYTVDLDKDDQVAIDLKSENFDGVLILLADDGSTVAENDDGPDGGTNALLFARITESGKYVIRVRAFGETGGGKFTLKLTRLRAVDGKN
- the cobS gene encoding adenosylcobinamide-GDP ribazoletransferase, translated to MGGLTTIFNFICQEIRSFLGAIAFYTIIPVPIAWRDFGRIARWIPLVGLFLGLILVLLDITLAGLGMPPLTRAVVLVGVWVYLTGGLHLDGVSDTADGLAVTDPPRRLAVMADSVTGAFGVMAVTMVLLLKIAALTDLSDNRALALILAPIWGRWGQVMAIALYPYLKPTGKGAFHKVAFCLPWDCGGIIWGLIALFGGLRWGIIAISAGIALALLTGYWLYRRLRGHTGDTYGAVVEWTEALFLVFLTIIS